A single Arcanobacterium canis DNA region contains:
- a CDS encoding ABC transporter permease, which translates to MNNLLRLLGRRILAFPIMVVGVSFLVFFIMSLSPIDPAYSALGETATPDALEAYRNANGLNDPFFVQYFRYLAGMVQGDLGTYGVGGANHVSDWVAQALPVTLQLTFLGLIIAVLFAFPLGVLAALYRDRWPDQLIRVLSVIFIGTPSFWLAALLVIAFVGTLPVSGALPAMSVDFSGWFQRLLLPSVALAVPVIGQMTRVVRTSMVEELDRDYVRTALGAGIPKAVVISRNVLRNALITPVTVLGLRVGYLMGGAVVIEIIFGINGMGQLLIKGIQQNWVSLVQGGALVVAVSFIVVNVIVDVLYLLINPRIRSV; encoded by the coding sequence GTGAATAACCTTCTCAGGCTTTTAGGGCGGCGCATCTTGGCCTTTCCGATCATGGTGGTCGGTGTGTCGTTCCTTGTCTTCTTCATCATGTCTCTGTCACCGATTGATCCTGCTTACTCGGCACTTGGTGAGACGGCGACCCCGGATGCTCTTGAGGCATACCGAAATGCCAACGGTCTCAATGATCCGTTCTTCGTGCAGTACTTCCGCTACCTCGCGGGAATGGTGCAGGGTGATCTTGGAACCTATGGCGTCGGCGGAGCAAACCACGTTTCTGACTGGGTTGCCCAGGCACTTCCCGTCACATTGCAGCTGACCTTCCTCGGTCTGATCATCGCTGTGCTCTTTGCCTTCCCGCTCGGAGTCCTTGCTGCTCTGTACCGTGATCGTTGGCCCGATCAACTCATTCGTGTGTTGTCGGTGATCTTTATTGGTACCCCGTCATTCTGGCTTGCAGCATTGCTCGTCATTGCCTTTGTCGGCACCCTGCCTGTTTCGGGCGCTCTACCGGCAATGTCGGTTGATTTTAGTGGTTGGTTCCAGCGATTGCTCTTGCCATCAGTTGCGCTCGCGGTTCCAGTGATCGGTCAAATGACCCGAGTTGTCCGAACCTCGATGGTGGAGGAACTCGACCGCGATTATGTGCGTACTGCATTGGGCGCCGGAATCCCTAAGGCTGTGGTGATTTCCCGCAACGTTCTGCGTAACGCACTGATTACGCCGGTCACGGTTCTCGGCTTGCGAGTTGGCTACCTCATGGGTGGTGCCGTGGTCATTGAGATCATCTTCGGAATTAACGGAATGGGCCAGCTCCTGATCAAGGGCATCCAACAAAACTGGGTGAGCCTGGTTCAGGGTGGAGCTCTTGTGGTTGCAGTGTCGTTCATCGTGGTGAACGTGATTGTGGACGTGCTCTATCTGCTCATTAACCCGCGTATTAGGTCGGTGTGA
- a CDS encoding ABC transporter substrate-binding protein encodes MRITKRMAQASAVLAATALALSACGGGTSKSGSTAGSDGKATGAITVGAAYETTDYGPITTSALAMGVNWSVLEGLYEFDMSDYSTRAALAAGDPKKVSDTEYEITLRDGAKFSDGKDVTSKDVISSYKRATADKSIYKQFFGFVDSVNAKDDKTITVKLKYPFENIKARFVSVKVVPDGSDEDALKAKPVGTGPYMYDSVTPTEVKLVPNPNYNGDKKATVGELKYQALKDDSARLSAAVGGTIDAMEAVPASAKAQLEGAGWKVEAVPGYGNPFLMFNTAKAPFDKAEVRQALHYAIDTQKLVDTAMDGQAKPATSFLPEANPSYKKAKVQFNYDANKAKELLAKNGVKDLSITLTTTDHPWVTNLIPQIKQDLEAIGVKVAVKTMASADVYANVTDIDNPTYDVVLAPGDPSVFGVDPGIIIEWWNADNVWTQKRSHWKQSDPASWGKLQEIIKAANEATGDDAKAKWGEAQDLLSEQAVTYPLFHRNMLTAWNEGKITGFKPIAATGLQTIGVGLK; translated from the coding sequence CTTCCGCCGTTCTTGCAGCAACGGCACTCGCGCTGTCAGCCTGTGGCGGCGGCACCTCGAAGAGTGGCTCAACAGCAGGTTCCGACGGCAAGGCAACCGGTGCCATCACTGTCGGCGCCGCATACGAGACCACTGATTACGGACCAATTACCACCTCTGCTCTCGCCATGGGTGTGAACTGGTCAGTGCTTGAAGGACTGTACGAATTCGACATGTCCGATTACTCCACGCGCGCAGCTCTTGCGGCTGGAGATCCGAAGAAGGTGTCCGACACCGAGTACGAGATCACGCTGCGTGACGGTGCAAAGTTCTCTGACGGCAAGGATGTCACCTCGAAGGATGTGATCTCCTCGTACAAGCGCGCAACTGCAGATAAGTCAATCTACAAGCAGTTCTTCGGTTTCGTTGATTCGGTCAACGCCAAGGATGACAAGACCATCACCGTCAAGCTCAAGTACCCCTTCGAGAACATCAAGGCTCGTTTCGTCTCAGTCAAGGTTGTTCCGGACGGATCCGATGAAGATGCGCTGAAGGCGAAGCCAGTGGGAACTGGCCCGTACATGTACGACTCGGTCACCCCCACCGAAGTGAAGCTCGTTCCAAACCCGAACTACAACGGCGACAAGAAGGCAACCGTTGGAGAGCTCAAGTACCAGGCCCTCAAGGATGATTCGGCACGCCTCTCAGCTGCGGTCGGCGGCACCATCGACGCGATGGAAGCAGTTCCGGCGTCGGCAAAGGCACAGCTCGAAGGCGCCGGCTGGAAGGTTGAAGCAGTTCCGGGTTATGGCAACCCGTTCCTGATGTTCAACACCGCCAAGGCTCCGTTCGATAAGGCGGAAGTGCGTCAGGCTCTCCACTACGCAATCGACACCCAGAAGCTTGTTGACACAGCGATGGACGGCCAGGCAAAGCCGGCTACCTCCTTCCTGCCGGAGGCAAACCCCTCGTACAAGAAGGCCAAGGTTCAGTTCAACTACGATGCCAACAAGGCAAAGGAACTTCTGGCAAAGAATGGCGTGAAGGATCTCTCCATCACCCTGACCACAACAGATCATCCGTGGGTCACCAACCTCATCCCGCAAATCAAGCAGGATCTTGAGGCTATTGGTGTCAAGGTTGCCGTGAAGACCATGGCATCCGCCGATGTTTACGCAAACGTCACCGATATCGACAACCCCACCTATGATGTTGTCCTTGCACCCGGCGATCCGTCGGTATTTGGCGTCGATCCTGGCATCATCATCGAATGGTGGAATGCAGACAATGTCTGGACTCAGAAGCGTTCGCACTGGAAGCAATCAGATCCTGCCTCGTGGGGCAAGCTCCAGGAGATCATCAAGGCCGCAAACGAAGCCACTGGCGATGACGCCAAGGCCAAGTGGGGCGAAGCCCAGGATCTGCTCTCTGAACAGGCAGTGACCTACCCGCTCTTCCACCGCAACATGCTCACCGCATGGAACGAAGGAAAGATCACCGGTTTCAAGCCGATTGCAGCAACTGGTCTGCAGACCATCGGCGTCGGCCTTAAGTAA